One window of the Archangium primigenium genome contains the following:
- a CDS encoding phosphoribosylaminoimidazolesuccinocarboxamide synthase yields MTTSALHAQLSQTLGRPQLPSSLGQHYQGKVRDTYRQGDRLVLVTSDRLSAFDHVLTTIPFKGEVLNRLTNFWFERTRHIVPNHVLDVPDPNVTVARACQPFALEVVVRGYLTGSLWRDYQKGTHTAYGLPLPDGMRKDEAFPAPLFTPSTKAPKGQHDEPISEKELLARGLASARDWARITEAARALFLEGQKWARTRGLLLVDTKYEFGKVGDELFVIDEIHTPDSSRYWMADEYEARLSRGEDQRMLDKENLRQWLIRERGFQGHGPLPEIPEEVRVSTARTYLAAYEQITGTPLVLTPGDVQARLEKNLQARGYL; encoded by the coding sequence GTGACCACCTCCGCACTCCACGCCCAGCTGTCCCAGACGCTCGGGCGTCCGCAGCTCCCGTCCTCCCTCGGCCAGCACTACCAGGGCAAGGTGCGCGACACCTACCGCCAGGGGGACAGGCTCGTCCTCGTCACCTCGGACCGGCTGTCCGCGTTCGACCACGTGCTGACCACCATCCCCTTCAAGGGCGAGGTGCTCAACCGGCTGACGAACTTCTGGTTCGAGCGCACGCGCCACATCGTGCCCAACCACGTGCTGGACGTGCCGGATCCGAACGTGACGGTGGCGCGCGCCTGCCAGCCCTTCGCGCTGGAGGTGGTCGTGCGCGGCTACCTCACCGGCAGCCTGTGGCGCGACTACCAGAAGGGCACGCACACGGCCTACGGCCTGCCCCTGCCCGACGGGATGCGCAAGGACGAGGCCTTCCCCGCCCCGCTCTTCACCCCGTCCACCAAGGCGCCCAAGGGCCAGCACGACGAGCCCATCTCCGAGAAGGAGCTGCTCGCCCGCGGCCTCGCCAGCGCACGCGACTGGGCGCGCATCACCGAGGCGGCCCGGGCCCTGTTCCTCGAGGGCCAGAAGTGGGCACGCACCCGGGGCCTCCTCCTCGTGGATACCAAGTACGAGTTCGGCAAGGTGGGCGACGAGCTGTTCGTGATCGACGAGATCCACACGCCCGACTCCAGCCGCTACTGGATGGCGGACGAGTACGAGGCGCGCTTGTCCCGGGGCGAGGATCAGCGGATGCTCGACAAGGAGAACCTGCGCCAGTGGCTCATCCGCGAGCGCGGCTTCCAGGGCCACGGCCCCCTGCCGGAGATCCCCGAGGAGGTGCGCGTGTCCACCGCGCGCACGTACCTGGCGGCCTACGAGCAGATCACCGGCACGCCCCTGGTGCTCACGCCCGGCGACGTGCAGGCGCGCCTGGAGAAGAACCTCCAGGCCCGCGGCTACCTCTAG
- a CDS encoding CFI-box-CTERM domain-containing protein, producing the protein MQPEDFLQAARARAETLSPPRAQEAREQLRALALGLFSRIPEPPVYHRAGDPARQQAEALLPEVEKVLALGLAVRRDSGAWEAGDKLIAALERHGEALCLTGDGRLAQAEEAWRHAMDLERLAHPLRAFGASPRGVEPVFDRTTGASRFDPREEPVARLKLVCPNTGCKRVNEYGYVPGPGTRPYVCPACRTPFLAYFGELRGLEIEHKSSSRRFLFTVAEIRGSGVSRVEFEEASGDEFPAARGDLLVFLYTEARELKAVVNQTNQRLMWISPAGSCFVVTAAFGEGAPELVAFRAFRDEVLRRHAWGRGFIRVYYRHGPGLARWVVARPWVRRQVRRALGRVHGVLRTTRSTHT; encoded by the coding sequence TTGCAGCCCGAAGACTTCCTCCAGGCGGCCCGTGCGCGGGCCGAGACCCTTTCGCCCCCGCGGGCCCAGGAGGCGCGCGAGCAGTTGCGTGCCCTGGCCCTGGGCCTGTTCTCCCGGATTCCCGAGCCGCCGGTGTACCACCGCGCGGGTGACCCGGCGCGTCAGCAGGCCGAGGCGCTCTTGCCAGAGGTGGAGAAGGTGCTGGCGCTGGGGCTGGCGGTGCGGCGCGACTCGGGGGCCTGGGAGGCGGGGGACAAGCTCATCGCCGCGCTCGAGCGGCATGGCGAGGCGCTGTGCCTCACGGGGGATGGGCGGCTCGCGCAGGCCGAGGAGGCGTGGCGGCACGCCATGGATCTGGAGCGGCTGGCGCATCCCCTGCGCGCGTTCGGCGCGAGCCCGCGCGGCGTGGAGCCGGTGTTCGATCGGACGACGGGCGCTTCCCGGTTCGACCCGCGCGAGGAGCCCGTGGCGCGGCTCAAGCTCGTGTGCCCCAACACGGGCTGCAAGCGCGTCAACGAGTATGGCTACGTGCCGGGCCCGGGGACGCGCCCCTACGTGTGCCCCGCCTGCCGCACGCCCTTCCTGGCGTACTTCGGTGAGCTGCGCGGGCTGGAGATCGAGCACAAGAGCAGCTCGCGGCGCTTCCTGTTCACGGTGGCGGAGATCCGCGGCTCGGGCGTGTCGCGCGTCGAGTTCGAGGAGGCGAGCGGCGATGAGTTCCCGGCGGCCCGCGGCGATCTGCTCGTGTTCCTCTACACCGAGGCGCGCGAACTCAAGGCGGTGGTGAACCAGACGAACCAGCGGCTGATGTGGATCTCCCCCGCCGGCTCGTGCTTCGTGGTGACGGCGGCGTTCGGCGAGGGCGCGCCGGAGCTGGTGGCGTTCCGGGCGTTCCGGGACGAGGTGTTGCGCCGGCATGCCTGGGGACGGGGCTTCATCCGCGTCTACTACCGGCATGGACCTGGACTGGCGCGTTGGGTCGTGGCCCGGCCGTGGGTGCGCCGCCAGGTGCGGCGGGCGCTCGGGCGGGTGCATGGCGTGTTGCGCACGACGAGGAGTACACACACATGA
- a CDS encoding TlpA family protein disulfide reductase, giving the protein MTEPLNSDAGSPPPARHGWSKVVLVVTALLGLAGLSYLGVQQALRARLASNGTVAPAVKMQRYEKGTLSLADLEGKVVMLDFWATWCAPCQAEMPSLVKLAKEYESKGLVFVAASRDDMPDAPLFVQEFILSRMPDLAPYVVFAPDEIAATFQVTALPTLYFLDRRGQVVDAQRGMLSESELRQRIERALQH; this is encoded by the coding sequence ATGACGGAGCCGCTGAATTCGGACGCCGGGTCACCCCCACCGGCGCGGCATGGGTGGAGCAAGGTGGTGCTGGTGGTGACGGCGCTGCTGGGCCTGGCGGGGCTGTCCTACCTGGGCGTCCAGCAGGCGCTCCGGGCCCGGCTGGCCTCCAACGGGACCGTGGCCCCCGCGGTGAAGATGCAGCGCTATGAGAAGGGCACCCTGTCGCTCGCGGACCTCGAGGGCAAGGTGGTGATGCTGGACTTCTGGGCGACCTGGTGCGCCCCGTGCCAGGCCGAGATGCCCTCCCTGGTCAAGCTGGCCAAGGAGTACGAGAGCAAGGGCCTCGTGTTCGTGGCGGCCAGCCGGGACGACATGCCGGACGCGCCCCTGTTCGTGCAGGAGTTCATCCTGAGCCGCATGCCGGACCTGGCGCCCTACGTGGTGTTCGCCCCGGACGAGATCGCCGCCACCTTCCAGGTCACGGCCCTGCCGACGCTCTACTTCCTCGACCGCCGCGGACAGGTCGTGGACGCCCAGCGCGGCATGTTGTCCGAATCAGAGCTGCGCCAGCGCATCGAGCGCGCTCTCCAGCACTGA
- a CDS encoding ABC transporter substrate-binding protein: MTRWGLLLVWLVVLPWEASAQAARPKVVVVKSSGLASYASVVAGFSAEVRAEVSEVVLEDSAQAASRALQRIAAQKPALVLAIGPLAANSARRALEKDVPVLFAMVPYYEKYGLEGPNLTGIALTSDFRPELSSLKALSGSIKRVGILHDPRFSAGLVESAQSAASALGMSIVSLETDGQGKLDKVLANAKDKVDAMLMVADKTVGNAAVVQGLITFCAAQRLPLVGLTPSQVKEGATLALAPSPVTIGQQAGRLANRIIHERIDPGALAVSQPEGLDMAVNLSAASKLGGSKDAVLELLRFAAKRDFPVRVFE; encoded by the coding sequence ATGACGCGTTGGGGCCTGCTGCTGGTGTGGCTGGTGGTGCTGCCGTGGGAGGCGTCCGCGCAGGCGGCGCGCCCGAAGGTGGTGGTGGTCAAGTCCTCCGGGCTCGCGTCGTACGCCTCGGTGGTGGCGGGCTTCAGCGCCGAGGTGCGCGCCGAGGTGTCGGAGGTGGTGCTGGAGGACAGCGCGCAGGCGGCCTCGCGCGCCCTGCAGCGCATCGCGGCCCAGAAGCCCGCGCTGGTGCTCGCCATCGGCCCCCTGGCGGCCAACTCCGCCCGCCGCGCCCTGGAGAAGGACGTGCCCGTCCTGTTCGCCATGGTGCCCTACTACGAGAAGTACGGCCTGGAGGGGCCCAACCTCACGGGCATCGCGCTCACCAGCGACTTCCGGCCCGAGCTCTCCTCGCTCAAGGCCCTGTCCGGCTCCATCAAGCGCGTGGGCATCCTCCACGATCCGCGCTTCTCCGCGGGGCTGGTGGAGTCGGCGCAGTCGGCGGCCTCCGCCCTGGGCATGTCCATCGTGTCCCTGGAGACGGATGGCCAGGGCAAGCTCGACAAGGTGCTCGCCAACGCCAAGGACAAGGTGGACGCGATGCTGATGGTGGCCGACAAGACGGTGGGCAACGCCGCCGTGGTGCAGGGCCTCATCACCTTCTGCGCCGCCCAGCGGCTGCCGCTCGTGGGCCTCACCCCCAGCCAGGTGAAGGAGGGCGCCACCCTGGCCCTCGCGCCGAGTCCCGTCACCATCGGTCAGCAGGCGGGACGGCTGGCCAACCGCATCATCCATGAACGGATCGACCCGGGCGCGCTCGCCGTGTCGCAGCCCGAGGGTCTGGACATGGCCGTCAACCTCTCCGCCGCGAGCAAGCTCGGAGGCTCCAAGGACGCGGTGCTGGAGCTGCTGCGCTTCGCCGCCAAGCGGGACTTCCCCGTGAGGGTCTTCGAGTGA
- a CDS encoding S1C family serine protease — MVGGRWWKGVALATLLGAPAWGRAAERADKLWEDSRQRSVRQERSALSQVATAALPAVVSITTRQPNPTPGSEGETQKGIGSGFIIHPDGYILTSAHVIEGAEDISISVYSGHGQAEEYEAELVGEDTRTDFALLRIHAPHKLPVLKLSSATRVDVGEWVVVIGNPFGLTHSVTAGVVSAKGRTDVTPSGRDGDFDYMQVDASINPGNSGGPVLDLHGEVVAVANAVNVAGQGIGFAIPVDIAKAVLPHLRKYGRVRRGWMGVSVQDCTPDVVEAYGLVRPRGVVVSEVLDGGPASRAGLQVGDVIEGMDTSQIQRAHNLRWQVAVRGVGGNVTLRVRRGEHPLRMRVRLEDQPGETPALSAKTTTPSRHVQPETPADEQAGTGGSGPLGPPVPPAKAVSP; from the coding sequence ATGGTCGGTGGACGGTGGTGGAAGGGTGTCGCGCTGGCAACGCTGCTCGGCGCGCCAGCCTGGGGAAGAGCCGCCGAGCGGGCGGACAAGCTGTGGGAGGATTCCCGGCAGCGGTCGGTCCGACAGGAGCGCTCCGCGCTGAGTCAGGTGGCCACGGCCGCGCTGCCCGCGGTGGTGTCCATCACCACCCGACAGCCCAACCCCACGCCCGGCTCGGAGGGCGAGACGCAGAAGGGCATCGGCTCGGGCTTCATCATCCACCCGGACGGCTACATCCTCACGAGCGCCCATGTCATCGAGGGCGCCGAGGACATCAGCATCTCGGTGTACTCGGGACACGGCCAGGCCGAGGAGTACGAGGCGGAGCTCGTGGGCGAGGACACCCGCACGGACTTCGCGCTCTTGCGCATCCATGCCCCGCACAAGCTGCCGGTGCTCAAGCTGTCCTCCGCCACGCGCGTGGACGTGGGCGAGTGGGTGGTGGTCATCGGCAACCCGTTCGGCCTGACGCACTCGGTGACCGCGGGCGTGGTGAGCGCCAAGGGCCGCACGGACGTGACGCCCAGCGGGCGCGACGGCGACTTCGACTACATGCAGGTGGACGCGTCCATCAACCCGGGCAACTCGGGGGGGCCGGTGCTGGACCTGCACGGCGAGGTGGTGGCGGTCGCCAACGCCGTCAACGTCGCGGGCCAGGGCATCGGCTTCGCCATCCCCGTGGACATCGCCAAGGCGGTGCTGCCGCACCTGCGCAAGTACGGCCGCGTGCGCCGGGGCTGGATGGGCGTCTCCGTGCAGGACTGCACGCCGGACGTGGTGGAGGCCTACGGGCTGGTGCGCCCCCGGGGCGTGGTGGTGTCAGAGGTGCTGGACGGAGGCCCCGCCTCGCGCGCCGGGCTCCAGGTGGGCGACGTCATCGAGGGCATGGACACCTCCCAGATTCAACGCGCCCACAACCTGCGCTGGCAGGTGGCGGTGCGGGGCGTGGGCGGCAACGTGACGCTGCGGGTGCGGCGCGGCGAGCACCCCCTGCGCATGCGGGTGCGGCTGGAGGACCAGCCCGGCGAGACCCCGGCCCTCTCCGCCAAGACCACCACCCCCTCGCGCCACGTACAGCCCGAGACCCCAGCAGACGAGCAGGCGGGCACGGGAGGCAGTGGGCCCCTGGGGCCGCCCGTGCCGCCGGCCAAGGCCGTCTCGCCCTGA
- a CDS encoding bifunctional serine/threonine-protein kinase/formylglycine-generating enzyme family protein — protein sequence MLCQRCGSLVPDNSASCATCGLKLSGGATGSTPRRRAGGVEAPYKAGDVFAKRYAIREVIGPGPVGHVFRALDQEMDVEVALKVINPRLVQMQEERTQFSLALRAGKKLTHPHHVRVYEEGEDRNRPFFTTQLLEGMTLRRMLEQRASQGQRFTVKEAEPLLAQLAEALEHAHKYGPHSNLKPENILLLPDLLKVTDYGLALGIPRLPFIQAQKSWKVGCYLAPEYSEGGELDTRMDIYALGVILGELLTGQMPEEGEVSELLAYEADLPQGVEALYRRATNTNPLARPKSASEFLSEFSAALSSRPRPAAKPAPLSLKGRGKAVPFSLTAELATAAPPSSNALPPPVPTTELPTLGTPTIQVPTVQPGAAPTQEAPRSTVETPVAVAPTLEMPHAAAPTEVLTAESLAQRGISTAREAPPPPDATQKLDSEALAAIMATPPRQAGAPKGRPAPAAPRAEPRPAAKAAAGKAKAAAPAPASKAWMVALAIGGLAVGAVAGYSLLKLRGGTPPAVESSAGAPAATALTPPGAGEGGVAGALGSCPQGMRYVSGGAFKMGKESADEGPRNESALISRQVGAFCIDEFEFPNQAGVAPRVGVSWQDARNECAKMGRRLCSEEEWEKACKGPGNLRFPYGTAFEARRCNTEGNAGDRARSGAFTTCRSGYGVMDLSGNVAEWTESEFGDARGRVQKGGSFSRQEISARCASRASGEPEVTSGEVGFRCCMGVKR from the coding sequence TTGCTTTGCCAACGCTGCGGAAGCCTCGTCCCGGACAACAGCGCCTCCTGCGCCACCTGTGGCCTGAAGCTCTCGGGCGGAGCGACGGGGAGCACCCCGCGCCGCCGCGCGGGCGGGGTGGAGGCGCCCTACAAGGCCGGCGACGTCTTCGCCAAGCGCTACGCCATCCGCGAGGTCATCGGCCCGGGCCCCGTGGGGCACGTCTTCCGCGCGCTCGACCAGGAGATGGACGTCGAGGTGGCCCTCAAAGTCATCAACCCCCGGCTCGTGCAGATGCAGGAGGAGCGCACCCAGTTCTCCCTGGCGCTGCGCGCGGGCAAGAAGCTCACCCACCCGCACCACGTGCGCGTCTACGAGGAGGGCGAGGACCGCAACCGGCCCTTCTTCACCACCCAGCTGCTCGAGGGCATGACGCTGCGGCGGATGCTCGAACAGCGCGCCTCCCAGGGCCAGCGCTTCACCGTCAAGGAAGCCGAGCCGCTGCTCGCGCAGCTCGCCGAGGCGCTGGAGCACGCCCACAAGTACGGGCCGCACTCCAACCTCAAGCCGGAGAACATCCTGCTGCTGCCGGATCTGCTCAAGGTGACGGATTACGGCCTGGCGCTCGGCATTCCGCGACTGCCCTTCATCCAGGCGCAGAAGTCCTGGAAGGTGGGCTGCTACCTGGCGCCCGAGTACTCCGAGGGGGGAGAGCTCGACACGCGCATGGACATCTACGCCCTGGGCGTCATCCTGGGCGAGCTGCTCACCGGCCAGATGCCCGAGGAAGGGGAGGTGTCCGAGCTGCTGGCCTACGAGGCGGACCTGCCCCAGGGCGTGGAGGCGCTCTACCGGCGCGCCACCAACACCAACCCGCTCGCGCGCCCCAAGTCCGCGAGCGAGTTCCTGTCCGAGTTCTCCGCGGCGCTGTCCTCGCGGCCCCGTCCGGCGGCCAAACCGGCCCCGTTGTCCCTCAAGGGCCGCGGCAAGGCCGTGCCCTTCAGCCTCACCGCGGAGCTGGCCACCGCGGCCCCGCCGAGCTCCAACGCGCTGCCGCCGCCGGTGCCCACCACGGAGCTGCCCACGCTGGGCACGCCCACCATCCAGGTGCCCACGGTGCAGCCCGGCGCGGCGCCCACGCAGGAGGCGCCCCGGAGCACCGTCGAGACGCCCGTGGCGGTCGCGCCCACGCTGGAGATGCCCCACGCGGCGGCGCCCACCGAGGTGTTGACCGCCGAGAGCCTCGCCCAGCGGGGCATCTCCACGGCCCGCGAGGCCCCGCCTCCGCCCGACGCCACCCAGAAGCTCGACTCGGAGGCCCTCGCGGCCATCATGGCCACGCCGCCCCGGCAGGCGGGCGCGCCCAAGGGCCGTCCCGCTCCGGCCGCGCCGCGCGCCGAGCCGCGTCCCGCAGCCAAGGCCGCCGCGGGCAAGGCCAAGGCGGCCGCGCCGGCCCCGGCCTCCAAGGCCTGGATGGTGGCGCTGGCCATCGGAGGGCTCGCCGTGGGCGCCGTGGCGGGCTACAGCCTGTTGAAGCTGCGCGGAGGCACGCCCCCCGCCGTCGAGTCGTCGGCGGGCGCGCCCGCGGCCACCGCCCTCACCCCGCCGGGCGCGGGCGAGGGGGGCGTCGCGGGAGCGCTCGGCTCGTGCCCCCAGGGCATGCGGTACGTGAGCGGCGGCGCGTTCAAGATGGGCAAGGAGTCCGCGGACGAGGGCCCGCGCAACGAGTCGGCGTTGATCTCCCGGCAGGTGGGCGCCTTCTGCATCGACGAGTTCGAGTTCCCCAACCAGGCGGGCGTCGCGCCCCGGGTGGGCGTGTCCTGGCAGGACGCGCGCAACGAGTGCGCGAAGATGGGCCGGCGCCTGTGCTCCGAGGAGGAGTGGGAGAAGGCCTGCAAGGGCCCGGGCAACCTGCGCTTCCCCTACGGCACCGCCTTCGAGGCGCGCCGGTGCAACACCGAGGGCAATGCCGGGGACCGGGCGCGCTCGGGTGCCTTCACCACGTGCCGCTCGGGCTACGGCGTCATGGACCTGTCGGGCAACGTGGCGGAGTGGACCGAGTCCGAGTTCGGGGATGCCCGGGGCCGGGTCCAGAAGGGAGGCTCCTTCAGCCGGCAGGAGATCTCCGCGCGGTGTGCCTCCCGGGCGAGTGGAGAGCCGGAAGTGACGTCGGGTGAGGTGGGGTTCCGCTGCTGCATGGGGGTGAAGCGATGA
- a CDS encoding vegetative protein: MAEAQKTTLKSWPRTAKGNGKKACSVEGCKRPYRAKSYCFFHFKKWRQGDLPHSRYRTCSKPECRTKTDKGGLCTKHYDETYKKAAA, translated from the coding sequence ATGGCTGAAGCACAGAAGACGACCCTGAAGAGCTGGCCGCGCACGGCCAAGGGCAACGGCAAGAAGGCCTGCAGCGTCGAGGGCTGCAAGCGCCCCTACCGCGCCAAGAGCTACTGCTTCTTCCACTTCAAGAAGTGGCGCCAGGGCGACCTGCCCCACTCGCGCTACCGCACCTGCTCCAAGCCGGAGTGCCGCACCAAGACGGACAAGGGCGGCCTGTGCACCAAGCACTACGACGAGACCTACAAGAAGGCCGCGGCCTAG
- the purB gene encoding adenylosuccinate lyase — MIPRYSRKEMSSLWTDVARLRRWRDVELAALEGMVEAGIAPREALADCLARAGDFSEADAARIEEIERTTKHDVIAFLTFMEERIGPSARWLHLGMTSSDVLDTSLGMALREAAELILQGVTRAMAAVEKRAFEHQRTVMMGRSHGIHAEPITFGHKLAIWYDELRRARVRLEHARDTISVGMISGAVGTFAHLPPSVEEFTCRKLGLSPAPASSQIIQRDRHAEYFSALALLGASLEKFAVEIRHLQRTEVREVEEPFTAGQKGSSAMPHKRNPILTENLSGLARLLRGYAVSALEDVALWHERDISHSSVERVIGPDATIVADFMLHRFSGLMENLRVYPEQMKKNLELLGGVVNSQRILLELARKGMDRQAAYVIVQRNAMRMFEHGGTFREALAQDGDLLAVMTPAEIEACFSADYHLKHVEDIFQRVFGRRA, encoded by the coding sequence GTGATTCCGCGCTACAGCCGCAAGGAGATGTCGTCTCTCTGGACCGACGTGGCCCGCCTGCGCCGCTGGCGCGACGTGGAGCTGGCCGCCCTGGAGGGCATGGTGGAGGCGGGCATCGCGCCGCGCGAGGCGCTCGCCGACTGCCTTGCGCGCGCCGGGGACTTCTCCGAGGCGGACGCCGCGCGCATCGAGGAGATCGAGCGCACCACCAAGCACGACGTCATCGCGTTCCTCACCTTCATGGAGGAGCGCATCGGCCCGAGCGCGCGCTGGCTGCACCTGGGCATGACGTCCTCGGACGTGCTGGACACGTCCCTGGGCATGGCGCTGCGCGAGGCGGCGGAGCTCATCCTCCAGGGCGTCACCCGGGCGATGGCCGCGGTGGAGAAGCGCGCCTTCGAGCACCAGCGCACGGTGATGATGGGCCGCAGCCACGGCATCCACGCCGAGCCCATCACCTTCGGCCACAAGCTGGCCATCTGGTACGACGAGCTGCGCCGCGCCCGGGTGCGGCTCGAGCACGCCCGGGACACCATCTCCGTGGGGATGATCTCCGGCGCGGTGGGCACGTTCGCGCACCTGCCGCCCTCGGTGGAGGAGTTCACCTGCCGGAAGCTCGGCCTGTCCCCCGCGCCGGCCTCCAGTCAGATCATCCAGCGCGACCGGCACGCCGAGTACTTCTCCGCCCTGGCGCTCCTGGGCGCGAGCCTGGAGAAGTTCGCCGTGGAGATCCGCCACCTGCAGCGCACCGAGGTGCGCGAGGTGGAGGAGCCCTTCACCGCGGGCCAGAAGGGCTCCTCCGCCATGCCCCACAAGCGCAACCCCATCCTCACGGAGAACCTCTCCGGCCTGGCGCGGCTGTTGCGCGGCTACGCGGTGAGCGCCCTGGAGGACGTGGCGCTGTGGCACGAGCGCGACATCTCGCACTCGTCCGTGGAGCGCGTCATCGGGCCGGACGCCACCATCGTGGCGGACTTCATGCTGCACCGCTTCTCCGGGCTGATGGAGAACCTGCGCGTCTACCCCGAGCAGATGAAGAAGAACCTGGAGCTGCTCGGCGGGGTGGTCAACTCGCAGCGGATCTTGCTGGAGCTCGCGCGCAAGGGCATGGACCGGCAGGCCGCGTACGTCATCGTCCAGCGCAACGCCATGCGCATGTTCGAGCACGGTGGCACGTTCCGCGAGGCGCTCGCCCAGGACGGGGACTTGCTCGCGGTGATGACGCCCGCGGAGATCGAGGCCTGCTTCTCGGCCGACTACCACCTCAAGCACGTGGAGGACATCTTCCAGCGGGTGTTCGGCCGGCGCGCCTGA
- a CDS encoding RNA methyltransferase: MLAAANLTVVLHQTRSPDNLGAVARLMANFDFSRLVLSEPTAHVFQGAERMAVKGQAVLAGVTVVQSLPEALQDCVYAVGTTSRTQIEGRAPSLTPEEAVARLAEQSQRGRVALVLGGEQRGLSNEELAFCSDLLVIPTGQVQPSMNLAQAAAVLLYLCARAGQAPSGPAPRLREEPGARMGTVGALGERMRQVFLEAQFLNPQAPEHVLRELERSLLRAELTQREAELWLTAFKHVSRVMKREGGAPREEAPPGHPGRGV, translated from the coding sequence ATGCTCGCGGCGGCGAACCTCACCGTTGTCCTTCATCAGACGAGATCTCCCGACAACCTGGGCGCCGTGGCCCGGTTGATGGCCAATTTTGATTTTTCCCGGCTCGTGCTCTCCGAGCCCACGGCCCATGTCTTCCAGGGCGCCGAGCGCATGGCGGTCAAGGGTCAGGCGGTGCTCGCGGGGGTGACCGTGGTCCAGAGCCTGCCCGAGGCGCTCCAGGACTGCGTGTACGCGGTGGGCACCACTTCTCGCACCCAGATCGAGGGCCGCGCGCCGTCGCTCACGCCGGAGGAGGCGGTGGCGCGGCTGGCCGAGCAGAGCCAGCGGGGGCGGGTGGCGCTGGTGTTGGGCGGCGAGCAGCGGGGGCTGTCCAACGAGGAGCTGGCGTTCTGTTCGGATCTGCTCGTCATCCCCACGGGGCAGGTGCAGCCCTCCATGAACCTGGCCCAGGCGGCGGCGGTGCTGCTCTACCTGTGCGCGCGGGCGGGTCAGGCGCCCAGCGGCCCGGCGCCGCGGCTGCGGGAGGAGCCGGGCGCGCGCATGGGCACGGTGGGGGCGCTGGGCGAGCGCATGCGCCAGGTCTTCCTGGAGGCGCAGTTCCTCAACCCCCAGGCGCCCGAGCACGTGCTGCGCGAGCTGGAGCGCAGCCTCTTGCGCGCGGAGTTGACGCAGCGCGAGGCGGAGCTGTGGCTCACCGCCTTCAAGCACGTGTCGCGGGTGATGAAACGCGAAGGGGGCGCTCCCCGAGAGGAAGCGCCCCCTGGACACCCCGGACGGGGAGTCTAG